One genomic region from Ornithinimicrobium flavum encodes:
- the uvrA gene encoding excinuclease ABC subunit UvrA, producing the protein MQSPSVAPVPPAPRHDRLFVQGAREHNLRNVSVDIPRDALVVFTGLSGSGKSSLAFDTIFAEGQRRYVESLSAYARMFLGQMDKPDVDFIEGLSPAVSIDQKSTNRNPRSTVGTITEVYDYLRLLFARVGRPHCPVCGEAVGRQTPQQIVDQMLELPPGTRYQLLAPVVRGRKGEFVDLFAELQSKGFARARVDGELVQLSDPPTLLKQVKHSIEVVVDRLVSKAGETGEDGEATVDRSYARRLTDSVETALALAGGIVVVEFVDVPAQPDGAAEGGRPHPQGADGEPLPRERRFSERMACPNDHPLTIDEVEPRSFSFNSPFGACPECTGIGVELEVDPELVVREDQSILGGALVPWSTASGLSDYFLRVLGGLAEDLDFRMDVPWGSLPGRAKDAILHGYKHKVHVRYRNRFGRERSYSTGFEGVIPYVKRKHSETESESSRERYEGYMREVPCPVCKGARLKPEILAILVGGRNIADVCNLPIDQCLAFLSEVELSEREAAIAAQVQREIAARLGFLLDVGLDYLSLDRPAGTLSGGEAQRIRLATQIGSGLVGVLYVLDEPSIGLHQRDNHRLIETLTRLRDLGNTLIVVEHDEDTIATADWVVDIGPGAGEHGGEVVHSGSVADLLTHPTSLTGAYLSGRKAIPVPERRRPQDGRRVTVKGAREHNLQGLDVSFPLGNLVAVTGVSGSGKSTLVNDILYQVLANQLNGARRVPGRHRKVEGLEHLDKVVHVDQSPIGRTPRSNPATYTGLFDHIRKLFAGTTEAKVRGYQPGRFSFNVKGGRCEACSGDGTLKIEMNFLPDVYVPCEVCHGRRYNRETLEVHFKGRTIADVLDMPIEEAAEFFSAVPVISRHLTTLNQVGLGYVRLGQPATTLSGGEAQRVKLAAELQKRSTGRTIYVLDEPTTGLHFEDISRLLGVLQGLVDKGNTVLVIEHNLDVIKSADWIIDMGPEGGRGGGTVVVEGTPEHVAATTQSYTGRFLAPVLEVNRRSTA; encoded by the coding sequence GTGCAGTCTCCGTCCGTCGCCCCCGTCCCTCCGGCGCCCCGCCACGACCGGCTCTTCGTCCAGGGGGCCCGCGAGCACAACCTCCGCAACGTCTCCGTGGACATCCCGCGCGACGCGCTCGTCGTCTTCACCGGCCTGTCGGGGTCCGGCAAGTCCTCCCTGGCCTTCGACACCATCTTCGCCGAGGGTCAGCGTCGCTACGTCGAGTCGCTGTCCGCCTACGCCCGGATGTTCCTCGGCCAGATGGACAAGCCGGACGTGGACTTCATCGAGGGGCTGTCGCCGGCGGTCTCGATCGACCAGAAGTCGACCAACCGCAACCCTCGCTCGACCGTCGGGACCATCACCGAGGTCTACGACTACCTCCGCCTCCTCTTCGCCCGGGTGGGCCGGCCCCACTGCCCCGTCTGCGGCGAGGCGGTGGGTCGCCAGACGCCCCAGCAGATCGTGGACCAGATGCTGGAGCTGCCCCCGGGCACCCGCTACCAGCTGCTCGCGCCCGTGGTCCGGGGCCGCAAGGGGGAGTTCGTCGACCTCTTCGCCGAGCTCCAGTCCAAGGGGTTCGCCCGGGCGAGGGTGGACGGCGAGCTGGTCCAGCTGAGCGACCCGCCCACCCTGCTCAAGCAGGTGAAGCACAGCATCGAGGTGGTCGTGGACCGGCTCGTGAGCAAGGCCGGCGAGACCGGTGAGGACGGCGAGGCCACCGTCGACCGGTCCTACGCCCGCCGGCTGACCGACTCGGTGGAGACGGCCCTGGCCCTGGCCGGCGGCATCGTGGTCGTCGAGTTCGTGGACGTCCCGGCGCAGCCGGACGGGGCGGCCGAGGGGGGCCGGCCCCACCCGCAGGGGGCCGACGGCGAGCCGCTGCCCCGGGAGCGTCGCTTCTCCGAGCGGATGGCCTGCCCCAACGACCACCCGCTCACGATCGACGAGGTCGAGCCGCGCAGCTTCTCCTTCAACAGCCCGTTCGGCGCCTGCCCGGAGTGCACGGGGATCGGGGTGGAGCTGGAGGTCGACCCCGAGCTCGTCGTGCGGGAGGACCAGAGCATCCTGGGCGGCGCGCTCGTCCCCTGGTCGACCGCCTCGGGTCTCAGCGACTACTTCCTGCGGGTGCTCGGCGGGCTGGCCGAGGACCTCGACTTCCGGATGGACGTGCCGTGGGGGAGCCTGCCCGGCCGCGCCAAGGACGCCATCCTGCACGGCTACAAGCACAAGGTCCACGTCCGCTACCGCAACCGCTTCGGCCGCGAGCGGAGCTATTCCACGGGCTTTGAGGGAGTCATTCCCTACGTCAAGCGCAAGCACTCAGAGACCGAGTCGGAGAGCAGCCGGGAGCGCTACGAGGGCTACATGCGGGAGGTGCCCTGCCCCGTGTGCAAGGGGGCCCGGCTCAAGCCCGAGATCCTGGCGATCCTCGTGGGCGGGCGCAACATCGCCGACGTGTGCAACCTGCCGATCGACCAGTGCCTGGCCTTCCTGTCGGAGGTGGAGCTGAGCGAGCGGGAGGCGGCCATCGCGGCGCAGGTGCAGCGCGAGATCGCGGCCCGTCTGGGGTTCCTCCTCGACGTCGGTCTCGACTACCTGTCCCTGGACCGCCCCGCCGGCACGCTCTCCGGCGGGGAGGCCCAGCGCATCCGGCTGGCCACCCAGATCGGGTCCGGCCTGGTGGGGGTGCTCTACGTCCTCGACGAGCCCAGCATCGGGCTGCACCAGCGGGACAACCACCGGCTCATCGAGACGCTGACCCGGCTGCGGGACCTGGGCAACACCCTCATCGTCGTCGAGCACGACGAGGACACCATCGCCACCGCCGACTGGGTCGTCGACATCGGCCCCGGGGCCGGTGAGCACGGTGGCGAGGTGGTCCACAGCGGATCGGTCGCCGACCTGCTGACCCACCCGACCTCCCTCACCGGGGCCTACCTGTCCGGGCGCAAGGCGATCCCCGTCCCGGAGCGCCGCCGCCCCCAGGACGGCCGCCGGGTCACGGTGAAGGGGGCCCGTGAGCACAACCTGCAGGGCCTGGACGTCAGCTTCCCGCTGGGCAACCTCGTGGCGGTCACGGGCGTTTCCGGGTCAGGCAAGTCGACCCTCGTCAACGACATCCTCTACCAGGTCCTGGCCAACCAGCTCAACGGCGCCCGGCGCGTGCCCGGCCGGCACCGCAAGGTGGAGGGGCTGGAGCACCTGGACAAGGTGGTCCACGTCGACCAGAGCCCCATCGGGCGCACCCCGCGCAGCAACCCCGCCACCTACACCGGGCTCTTCGACCACATCCGCAAGCTGTTCGCCGGCACCACCGAGGCCAAGGTGCGCGGCTACCAGCCGGGCCGGTTCTCCTTCAACGTCAAGGGCGGCCGGTGCGAGGCCTGCTCGGGCGACGGGACGCTGAAGATCGAGATGAACTTCCTGCCGGACGTCTACGTGCCCTGCGAGGTGTGCCACGGGCGCCGCTACAACCGCGAGACCCTGGAGGTGCACTTCAAGGGCCGCACCATCGCCGACGTCCTCGACATGCCGATCGAGGAGGCCGCCGAGTTCTTCTCCGCCGTGCCCGTCATCAGCCGCCACCTGACCACCCTCAACCAGGTCGGCCTGGGCTACGTGCGGCTGGGCCAGCCGGCCACCACCTTGTCCGGCGGCGAGGCCCAGCGGGTCAAGCTCGCCGCGGAGCTGCAGAAGAGGTCGACCGGCCGGACGATCTACGTGCTCGACGAGCCGACCACCGGCCTGCACTTCGAGGACATCAGCCGCCTGCTCGGCGTCCTGCAGGGGCTGGTGGACAAGGGCAACACCGTGCTCGTCATCGAGCACAACCTCGACGTGATCAAGTCGGCCGACTGGATCATCGACATGGGCCCCGAGGGTGGGCGCGGCGGAGGGACCGTCGTCGTGGAGGGCACGCCCGAGCACGTGGCCGCCACCACCCAGAGCTACACCGGTCGCTTCCTGGCCCCGGTCCTCGAGGTCAACAGGAGGTCGACCGCATGA